A stretch of the Candidatus Lokiarchaeota archaeon genome encodes the following:
- a CDS encoding transposase, protein MSYNQSYDTAKSHHFHFLLDSLIKLSNMIPQQQPGFGRPVEFPLSILFVLLGLKFDTGLSYREFVAFVTFNPTLLEKLNLTRAPSYSTLQQALKKLHTRLLHQMYRLLARRRPPPKTVAVDASGFSHSTGGEWSSVRFKTTRRRRFHGLHNAVDTDSLMITASRVRASPGGDVQHLVALVRRVDSTHLGVVYGDKGYISRKNVQFISDVGAYPAIEPKENAVPRSRGSPAYRQLVHEYQEGG, encoded by the coding sequence ATGTCTTACAATCAATCGTACGACACAGCCAAATCTCACCATTTTCACTTCTTGCTTGATTCCCTTATCAAGCTTAGCAATATGATACCTCAGCAACAACCCGGGTTTGGCAGGCCTGTCGAGTTTCCTCTGTCCATCCTGTTTGTCCTTCTTGGGCTTAAGTTCGACACTGGGCTGAGCTATCGCGAATTCGTTGCCTTCGTCACCTTCAACCCCACCCTGCTTGAGAAACTCAACCTCACCAGGGCTCCCAGCTACTCTACCCTCCAACAGGCCCTGAAAAAGCTCCATACGCGCCTCCTGCACCAGATGTACCGGCTGTTGGCCAGAAGACGGCCACCCCCGAAGACGGTCGCAGTGGATGCCTCTGGCTTCTCCCACTCCACCGGTGGTGAGTGGTCGTCTGTGCGGTTCAAAACGACACGGAGACGACGGTTCCACGGCCTGCACAACGCCGTGGACACGGACAGTCTGATGATCACTGCATCCCGGGTGCGGGCAAGTCCCGGTGGGGATGTACAGCACCTGGTGGCACTGGTCCGCAGAGTTGATTCCACACACCTTGGGGTCGTGTATGGAGACAAGGGGTACATCTCACGGAAGAATGTCCAGTTCATCAGTGATGTCGGTGCGTACCCGGCCATCGAACCGAAGGAGAACGCGGTACCCAGATCGCGGGGAAGTCCTGCATACCGACAGCTGGTCCACGAATACCAGGAGGGGGGTTGA
- a CDS encoding ABC transporter substrate-binding protein, protein MTERISQTQAIIIAAVIIVAGVGGVFLFTSMTAPPGPEPIKIGFISGLSPPGAYGAAANIKDGAELAIKHINEDGGLLGRPVTLVVGDSSGQVEKGIAAANRLITEDNVVAIVGMLHSSVVLSVQDICEEYEIPLLPSGAGNVMITQKNMSYTFRAHITDLDRADSWLNFSKYMGWEKLAIIAEDTDWGVGGIEWVENQQSDVYPGCTIESWVVSRESPDYYTELLEIKDWGPDVVLEIASQLFFYQITKNAYEVDLSTQVPLLAAAPEMPQQGAWEAVGEAGVGILETESYHPNMELTEQGERAQDGWYIEYGHGPEYFGLNGYSDVMCVAQAIEIAGSADSVQIANALRGNPLERWGSTITFEDTPGPYHQQASPPVLICQFTEFEQALEDTTIIFPESKATGDYTPPGDL, encoded by the coding sequence ATGACTGAGAGAATATCACAAACGCAAGCTATTATCATAGCTGCTGTAATCATTGTTGCCGGTGTAGGCGGCGTCTTTTTGTTTACTAGCATGACCGCACCACCAGGTCCCGAACCTATCAAAATAGGGTTTATATCAGGACTATCTCCGCCCGGAGCATATGGAGCTGCTGCAAATATCAAAGATGGTGCAGAATTGGCCATCAAACACATCAACGAAGACGGAGGACTGCTTGGCAGGCCTGTGACTCTCGTTGTTGGAGACTCCAGTGGACAGGTAGAGAAAGGTATCGCAGCTGCAAATAGACTCATAACGGAAGACAATGTTGTGGCAATAGTTGGAATGCTTCACAGCTCCGTCGTATTGTCAGTACAGGACATCTGTGAAGAATACGAAATACCTCTACTACCCAGTGGAGCCGGAAATGTCATGATAACCCAGAAGAATATGAGCTATACCTTCAGAGCTCACATCACAGACCTTGACAGGGCAGATTCGTGGCTCAATTTCTCCAAGTATATGGGTTGGGAGAAACTTGCCATCATCGCCGAAGATACCGATTGGGGTGTTGGAGGCATTGAATGGGTTGAGAACCAGCAGTCCGACGTGTACCCCGGGTGCACCATCGAGAGTTGGGTCGTCAGCAGGGAGTCACCGGACTACTACACCGAACTCCTTGAGATTAAGGACTGGGGACCTGACGTGGTTCTAGAGATAGCTAGTCAGCTCTTCTTCTACCAAATTACCAAGAATGCCTACGAAGTGGACTTGTCAACACAGGTGCCCCTTTTAGCAGCTGCGCCAGAGATGCCTCAGCAGGGGGCTTGGGAAGCAGTTGGAGAAGCAGGAGTTGGAATCCTTGAAACAGAGTCATACCATCCCAACATGGAACTGACCGAACAAGGTGAACGAGCCCAAGATGGTTGGTACATTGAGTACGGGCATGGCCCAGAGTACTTCGGCCTTAACGGCTATAGCGACGTCATGTGCGTAGCACAGGCAATAGAAATCGCTGGGTCTGCTGATTCGGTGCAGATTGCAAATGCTCTGCGGGGCAATCCGCTTGAACGGTGGGGATCTACCATTACCTTTGAAGACACACCAGGTCCATACCATCAGCAAGCCTCTCCCCCAGTTCTGATTTGTCAGTTCACCGAATTCGAACAGGCGCTTGAGGACACAACTATAATCTTCCCAGAATCGAAGGCGACCGGAGACTATACACCTCCGGGCGACTTGTAA